In Candidatus Kaistella beijingensis, a genomic segment contains:
- a CDS encoding SRPBCC domain-containing protein has protein sequence MNLEGRKVVVNKSVNELVEMLNKPEDYKNLMPESLQSFEVRDNGFKFSLKGMPEIALTIDEVSDKQIVLKSASSSLDFALTGAMNPVNENQTEVQLLFDGKFNPFIKMMVEKPLQNFINSLTDNIEKL, from the coding sequence ATGAATTTAGAAGGACGTAAAGTTGTGGTAAATAAATCGGTAAATGAGCTGGTTGAAATGCTAAACAAGCCCGAAGATTACAAAAATTTGATGCCGGAATCGCTGCAAAGTTTCGAAGTTCGAGACAACGGTTTTAAATTCAGTTTAAAAGGAATGCCGGAAATCGCCTTGACTATCGATGAGGTTTCCGACAAGCAAATCGTGTTGAAATCCGCAAGTTCAAGTTTGGATTTTGCTTTGACTGGAGCGATGAATCCGGTAAACGAAAATCAAACAGAAGTTCAGCTGCTTTTTGACGGAAAATTTAATCCGTTCATCAAAATGATGGTTGAGAAGCCACTACAGAATTTTATCAATTCACTTACAGATAATATTGAAAAACTGTAA
- a CDS encoding ABC transporter ATP-binding protein, with the protein MSLQVIELTKKFGEQTALSQVNIEIGNSEIIGLLGPNGAGKSTLMKSIVGALKIDEGQILFNGKDITENDIESKKNIGFLPENNPLYQEMYVKEYLNFVADLHKIPKERLDEVIALVGIVPEKSKKISQLSKGYKQRVGLAQAILHSPDLLILDEPTNGLDPNQIIEIRNVIKEIGKEKTVILSTHIMQEVEALCSRVILIHQGKIMQDSPIEEFKGKFGSLEEAFASYTN; encoded by the coding sequence ATGTCACTTCAAGTTATTGAACTAACCAAAAAATTTGGGGAGCAAACTGCATTAAGCCAAGTTAACATTGAAATTGGAAACAGCGAAATCATTGGGCTTTTGGGACCAAACGGCGCTGGAAAATCAACGCTGATGAAATCGATAGTCGGAGCTTTGAAAATTGATGAAGGACAAATTCTCTTTAATGGAAAAGATATTACAGAAAACGATATTGAAAGTAAAAAAAACATAGGTTTTCTCCCCGAAAACAACCCGCTTTATCAGGAAATGTACGTGAAGGAATACCTGAATTTTGTTGCTGATCTTCACAAAATTCCAAAAGAAAGGCTTGATGAAGTCATTGCGCTCGTAGGAATTGTACCAGAAAAATCGAAGAAAATTTCTCAGCTTTCAAAAGGCTACAAACAGAGAGTGGGTTTGGCTCAAGCAATCCTGCACTCACCGGATTTGCTGATTTTAGATGAGCCGACGAACGGTCTTGACCCCAACCAAATCATCGAGATTAGAAATGTGATAAAAGAAATTGGGAAAGAGAAAACGGTGATTCTTTCTACACACATCATGCAGGAAGTGGAAGCACTTTGTTCGAGAGTGATTCTAATTCACCAGGGAAAAATCATGCAAGATTCGCCCATTGAGGAATTCAAAGGAAAGTTTGGAAGTTTGGAAGAAGCCTTTGCGAGTTATACGAACTAA